One window of Medicago truncatula cultivar Jemalong A17 chromosome 2, MtrunA17r5.0-ANR, whole genome shotgun sequence genomic DNA carries:
- the LOC25488242 gene encoding ankyrin repeat-containing protein At5g02620, with protein MDSKNRTILHIAVLHRHASIFNLVHQIGHIKDVIVTFEDEDRNTILHLAAKLARRGQLELVSGAAFQMCVELVWFEKVKKIMLPAQIKSKNSKDMTAEELFSNEHEKLREDAESWMKKTAESCMLISTVIATGVFAAATTLPGGTDDTGKPNYLKKPSFLVFAISDTFAFISASTAILIFLSILVSRYREYDFYKSLPLKLIFGLITLFISITSMMVALSTSFFIIYYHGSMWIPSCITILSFLPILLYIRLQFKLFSDIIYSTYYWKTLSKLGKNMIYVLEK; from the exons ATGGATAGCAAAAATCGAACTATATTACACATAGCTGTTTTGCATCGGCATGCTAGTATATTCAATCTCGTACATCAAATAGGGCATATAAAGGATGTCATAGTGACATTTGAAGATGAAGACAGAAACACTATATTACACTTGGCTGCAAAATTAGCACGACGAGGTCAACTTGAATTGGTTTCTGGAGCAGCTTTTCAAATGTGTGTCGAGTTAGTATGGTTTGAG AAAGTAAAGAAGATAATGTTGCCAGCACAAATTAAGTCAAAAAACTCCAAAGACATGACTGCAGAAGAACTGTTCTCGAATGAGCATGAAAAACTAAGGGAAGATGCAGAGTCTTGGATGAAAAAAACTGCCGAGTCTTGTATGCTAATTTCAACAGTCATTGCTACTGGAGTGTTCGCTGCTGCAACTACTTTACCAGGTGGTACCGATGACACAGGAAAACCAAACTACTTGAAGAAACCATCATTCTTGGTGTTTGCAATATCAGACACATTTGCATTTATCTCAGCTTCGACCGCGATATTGATATTCTTGTCTATTCTTGTATCGCGTTATCGAGAGTATGACTTCTATAAATCACTGCCTTTAAAGCTAATATTTGGATTGATCACATTATTCATCTCCATAACAAGCATGATGGTAGCATTAAGTACTTCCTTCTTCATAATATACTACCATGGTTCGATGTGGATTCCTAGTTGCATTACAATACTTTCCTTCCTCCCAATACTTTTGTATATACGTTTGcaatttaaattgttttctgATATCATTTACTCAACCTACTATTGGAAGACTCTATCTAAGCTTggtaaaaatatgatttatgtaCTAGAGAAGTAG
- the LOC120578301 gene encoding uncharacterized protein, whose product MTDTSKTRNSDDPNKRFLKFCVPIHKHALNGNWPAAKRILDKQNELKNAAIANGWHTLLHISAGANQIHFVKELLKMLHDNDIALQDANGNTAFCIAAAVGNMKIVDLMLKRNPDLPIIRGALGYTPIQNAALQGRYKMAWHLYDKTIHCFEDNDWELLFFACIYTGIYDLALKMARGRNALAFARDVNEETALHLLAQNQMPLDSCCHCLEHDHHPIMTNPGKSFHNF is encoded by the exons ATGACAGATACATCCAAAACAAGGAACA GCGATGATCCAAACAAAAGGTTTCTCAAGTTTTGTGTTCCCATTCACAAGCATGCTCTAAACGGAAACTGGCCTGCAGCCAAACGCATCTTAGACAAACAGAATGAGCTTAAAAATGCTGCCATAGCAAATGGGTGGCATACACTACTGCATATTTCTGCAGGTGCAAACCAAATTCACTTTGTGAAGGAGCTATTGAAGATGCTTCATGACAATGATATAGCATTGCAAGATGCCAATGGTAACACTGCTTTCTGTATTGCTGCTGCAGTTGGAAACATGAAAATTGTTGACTTAATGCTGAAAAGAAACCCCGATTTACCTATTATAAGAGGTGCATTAGGATATACTCCTATTCAGAATGCTGCATTGCAAGGAAGATACAAAATGGCATGGCATCTATATGATAAAACAATACATTGTTTTGAAGACAATGACTGGGAATTATTGTTCTTTGCTTGTATCTACACTGGCATCTATG ACTTGGCCTTGAAAATGGCAAGAGGCAGAAATGCACTTGCTTTTGCACGTGATGTGAATGAAGAGACAGCTTTGCATCTCTTGGCTCAAAATCAAATGCCATTGGATTCTTGTTGTCATTGTCTGGAACATGATCATCATCCCATCATGACTAATCCTGGTAAATCATTTCATAACttttag